GGTCGAGCTGGCCGTCACCGAGCGGGTGGCGGCGAGGGTGGCGGCGTCGAGGGCGCTCTGAAGGCGCACCTTGCGGCCGCTCGCCATGGTGTAGTCGACCGCGCCGCCGGCAATGCCGATGATCGGCAGCAGGGCAACGGCGAAGAGCTGGACGATGGCGCCGGAACGGTCTGTGCGGAACCGCCGCAGCACATGCCGGGCGGAGCGGGCAAGCCGCATCAGACGCCGCGGCGCAGTCGGGACGGAGGGGCGGGCGATCATTGGCGCTGGTCCTTGGGCAGGGGGTTCCCCCTGTTCTGGCCAATTTCTGGGCAATTAGCGCTAAATGTTCTGTGAATTTGGCCGCGTAAACATGCCCTTAGGTGAGCCTGGGCTGCGGATTGGTTACTCGCCGGTGAACCCGCCGAGGTCAGGGCGTGAAATGCCGGGCGATCTCCCGGTGGAGGAGGGCGGCGAAGGCCTCCTCGCGCTCAACCACCTCGAAGGCCTGGCCGCCGATGCCGATGGCCATGGGCTGGGCGCCGGCTGCTGCCGGAAGCAGCGTGCAGACGATGCCGGCCCCCGGAACGATGCGGCTTGCGGACAGCGCATGGCCGCGGCGGCGGATGGCCGCGATCTCGGCGTGGATCGTGGCGGGGTCGAGCGGCGGCCGGTCCGCCTCCCGCGACAGCTCCGCCCGGGCGATCCGGCGGGCGATCTCCTCTTCCGGCATGGCGGAGAGCAGCGTCAGGCCCATGCCCGATTCGGCGAGGGGACGCCGCGTGCCGGCGGGAATGTGGAGGCGCATGGCGCGCGTTGCCGGGCGCACGGCGATGTAGACGACGTGCACGTCGCTGGCGATGCCGAGGAGGATCGTCTCGCCCGTCGCCTCGCCGAGCTCTTCCATCAGGCGGGCGACCCGTCCGTCGGTGATGCGCTCGTCGATCCACCGGCCAAGCACCGAGACGCGCTGCGTCGGCTGCACGCGCCGGTCGGGCAGGGCGGCGAGATAGCCGAGGTCGATCAGGCCGTTGACCAGCATGGACGTGCTCGACTGGGGAATGCCGAGGGCGCGGGCGATCTCGGTCACGCCCGCCGGGCGCTGCAGGCTGTCAAACAGTTCCAGCAGGGCCAGCACGCGCGTGGCCGACTTCACCCCGCCGGTGTCGAAACTCTTGCGCGGACGCGGCATGCGGAGCCCTCAAAGCACCAATCAAGCATGTGATAATCGAAATCAGATTGACGGACAACGAGACCCTTGCGACATTTTGGCCGTCACGGGGGACACACACAGAAGGGCCGATGGCCCGCTTCGGCCGCATCGGCAGCCTGCTGCGCGGATGACCGTTGCAAGGCGACTGATGCCCACCCGCCGTGGCGAGGCCATGTCGAGGAGATGCGCCCATGACCACCCGCCGCTCGTTCACCTGGGGCGCCTCGGCGCTGGGCCTCACGCTGGCCGCACCCGGCATCCTGCGGGCCCAGTCCTATCCGTCGCGGCCGGTCCGGATGCTGGTGGGCTTTGCGCCGGGCGGGCCGACCGACATCGTGGCGCGGCAGCTCGCCCAGTACATGACCGAGCCGCTGGGGCAGAGCATCGTCATCGAGAACCGTGGCGGCGCCAATGGCAATATCGCGGCGCAGGAGATCGCCTCGGCTGCCCCCGACGGCTACAACCTCTTCTACAACACCTCGGCCATCGCCATCAGCCCGGCGCTCTATCCGCGCCTCGGCTATGACGTGAAATCCTTCGTTCCGGTCGGGCTCACCGCCACCGTGCCGATGGTCCTCGAGGTTCATCCGCAGATGCCGGTGAACACGGTCGACGAGTTCGTGGCCTATGTGAAGGCCAATGCCGACAAGCTCTCCTATGCCTCCACCGGCAACGGCTCGATCACCCA
The sequence above is a segment of the Phreatobacter oligotrophus genome. Coding sequences within it:
- a CDS encoding IclR family transcriptional regulator — translated: MPRPRKSFDTGGVKSATRVLALLELFDSLQRPAGVTEIARALGIPQSSTSMLVNGLIDLGYLAALPDRRVQPTQRVSVLGRWIDERITDGRVARLMEELGEATGETILLGIASDVHVVYIAVRPATRAMRLHIPAGTRRPLAESGMGLTLLSAMPEEEIARRIARAELSREADRPPLDPATIHAEIAAIRRRGHALSASRIVPGAGIVCTLLPAAAGAQPMAIGIGGQAFEVVEREEAFAALLHREIARHFTP
- a CDS encoding Bug family tripartite tricarboxylate transporter substrate binding protein; its protein translation is MTTRRSFTWGASALGLTLAAPGILRAQSYPSRPVRMLVGFAPGGPTDIVARQLAQYMTEPLGQSIVIENRGGANGNIAAQEIASAAPDGYNLFYNTSAIAISPALYPRLGYDVKSFVPVGLTATVPMVLEVHPQMPVNTVDEFVAYVKANADKLSYASTGNGSITHLGTALLLGRIGAKVTHVPYRGSAPALVDLAGGRVHFMSDTINSSLPFIKDGRLKPLAVTSKDRLAALPNIPTLTELGLQDVEVGAWQGIVAPAGTPAEIVTKVNAAMMTALRNKDFLARLEEQQTTPLGSTPAEYGAYITAELARWDKVVKENGITMN